AATTTCTTCAGTCTGAGGATTTTTGTAGATTGAAATTCCCATCGGTCCGCGTTCAGTTTCTCCGTCAAAAACAGAGAATTCTCCCACTTCTTTTAAATCAGGAAGAGAATATAATTTCACTTTATTGGTTTCCCGTTCGGTAACGGCAGCAACATCGATTCTGTTTCCATTTAAAGTAAATCCGTATTCAAGATCCACATTGTTCGGACGTTTTAATCCGACTACTTTATTGATGATCTTTCCGTCCAGATCAAAAGCGTACAAACCACCGTCGGTATCTTTGTCTGTGCCAATGATGATGCTTTTTGATGCATCCTGAGGATTGATCCAGATCGCGGGATCATCCGTATCATGAACCACTGTTTCAGTGATTACACTTGGTTTTAATTTTTTTCCTAACTGGCTTTGTCCGGTACAGCTTAAGACAAACGGTAATACGGATAGCGCGATAATATAATTGACTCTTTTCATTTAAATTTTTCTAATTAAGACCTGATATTTTACACTGATTTAAATTTGATTTTATTAAAAATCAAATTTTACCCCCATTGTAAATCTTGGTCTGTAATATTCTGCCTGTGCGGTTCTGCTTTGGACTCCCTGGTAATATCTTAACGGCTGATTGGTTAAATTATTGGCTTCGGCAAATATCCGTAGCTTACTTGTGATTTTATAAGAGGCATTGGCGTCAAGGAAAATCTGTTTGTCATAATAACGGTCCTCAAAAGCATTTCCGCCCAATTCATCGATATAATGAGACGCATAGTTCATAGAAACTCTTGCTGAAAAACGTTTGTTTTCCCATGAAAGCGACCCGTTGAACATGTGGGGAGCAGCACCCGGAAGTCCAACGTCTGTTCTTTCATCACCATCTTCGTTGGTAATTCCTTTGGCTTTAGATTTTGTGTAGGTATAATTTACATATACTCCCAAACCTTTCCAAAATGCTCCGGGAATAAAGTCTAACTGTCTTTGTAATGCGACTTCAAATCCATAAATATCAACATTGTCTCCATTTCTCTGCTGGGTAAATCTCCAGTTGTTCTGCCCGGCAGGAATAGGGTTGGACTGCCCTGCAAAATCATTCGCAAAATCGTTTGCAGAATAGTTTCTTTTCGTATAAGTATAGATGAAATTGTTCAAATTTTTATAGAAAAGACCTCCCGAAAGAATGCCGACTGATTTGAAATATTTCTCCGCCATAAAATCAAAGTTATAAGCGTAGGTCGCTTTCAGGTTCGGGTTTCCGGCTGCAATGGTTTCATCCCCTGAAATAACATTTAAATAAGGAACCAATGAGTAGTAGTTAGGTCTTGCCAAAGCCGTTGTAAAAGCAGCGCGAAGCACTAAATCCTGCATTGGAACATATTTGAAAGACAGGTTAGGAAGTACATTGGTATAGGTATTTGTATTGGAGATTTTTCCTACCAAATCTTCTTCGTCCATCACATAATTTCCGGTATAATCAATTTTTGTGGTTTCAATACGTGCTCCCACAATCATGGATAATTGATCATTAAAATCCTGATCCCATCGGATGTATCCTGCGTAGATATTTTCCTTTGCGCTGTAATTGCTGGAAAGGAATTCTTCAGGTTTTGATTCGCCATTGAATAAACCAGGATTAAATAAATCCAAACCTCCCATATAAGAAGGGTTTACAAAAGTTCCCGGAACATAATTTCCTGCCTGAAAATTGTTTCCGTTTAAATTAACGGTCGGTACAGAAAGTAAGCTTCCCATATCATTGATTGGCTCAAAAGCATAATAATCATTTACCCTTTCTTTGTTCTTTAAACGAAGTCTTCCTCCCACACGAATTCTCCCTTTCTGATCCTGAATCACGGAAAAAGGAAAACGCAAATTCACTTTAGCTCCAAATTCTTTTTCCTGGGTGAAATCGTTTGCATCAGAAAGATCACTTAACGAATAATTTCCGAGATTTTCCGCTCCAATTGTTGAGATCATCGGTCTGTAAGAATCGCTGAAATCAGTGTTAAATTTCAAACCGTCGCTTTCAAATTCAATATAACGCTGATGCGGTTTTTTCTCGCTTGCCATGGCGTAGTTCATCGACCAGTCCAAATCTATTTTTGAACCTAAAACGTGCTCTCCGCGTAACGCGTAATTCTGAACTTTCTGTCTTTCAAGACGGGCATTGTCATTATTGAAATCTCCGCCTTTATTTTGTCTCGTCATGCTTCCTTTCCAACCTGTAATTTCCGTTTCGTCATCGTTGTAAACAGGTTTAATTTTATAGCCTAAAGCATAACGGTTTTCTCTGTCGGTTCTGAAATTATACATCGCCGAAGCATAGATCTTGTTTTTAGAATTGAATTCATAATCAAGATTAAGGTCAAAACTGTGTCTGATACGCTGAACATCATAATAACGGATTCCCATTTTGCTCACATAAGCCGTTTGTGCGGCATCATTCGCAAGGCTCCATGTTGGTTCAATATTATCAGATCCGAAATTGTTATTGTTATAAGAAAAACTGAAAACTG
The sequence above is a segment of the Chryseobacterium sp. MYb264 genome. Coding sequences within it:
- a CDS encoding TonB-dependent receptor — encoded protein: MKKILTSVLLCASIYFYAQSGTVSGNINDDSKIALPGAKIALTPGNIYTTSDEHGNFIFLNVPAGTYTMKVDYLGYGAHEYNVTVESDKNTKQNIVFAKKETTIQEVVVSGGTLKNQARALNKQKNNANITNVISSDQVGRFPDANIGDALKRVPGITIQNDQGEARNLIIRGLAPNLNSVTLNGDRIPSAEGDNRNVQMDLIPSDMISTIEVNKTLTPDMDADAIGGSVNLITRASPNGQRISATLAGGYNPIREKGNYTAGLVYGDRFLNKKLGAVFSFSYNNNNFGSDNIEPTWSLANDAAQTAYVSKMGIRYYDVQRIRHSFDLNLDYEFNSKNKIYASAMYNFRTDRENRYALGYKIKPVYNDDETEITGWKGSMTRQNKGGDFNNDNARLERQKVQNYALRGEHVLGSKIDLDWSMNYAMASEKKPHQRYIEFESDGLKFNTDFSDSYRPMISTIGAENLGNYSLSDLSDANDFTQEKEFGAKVNLRFPFSVIQDQKGRIRVGGRLRLKNKERVNDYYAFEPINDMGSLLSVPTVNLNGNNFQAGNYVPGTFVNPSYMGGLDLFNPGLFNGESKPEEFLSSNYSAKENIYAGYIRWDQDFNDQLSMIVGARIETTKIDYTGNYVMDEEDLVGKISNTNTYTNVLPNLSFKYVPMQDLVLRAAFTTALARPNYYSLVPYLNVISGDETIAAGNPNLKATYAYNFDFMAEKYFKSVGILSGGLFYKNLNNFIYTYTKRNYSANDFANDFAGQSNPIPAGQNNWRFTQQRNGDNVDIYGFEVALQRQLDFIPGAFWKGLGVYVNYTYTKSKAKGITNEDGDERTDVGLPGAAPHMFNGSLSWENKRFSARVSMNYASHYIDELGGNAFEDRYYDKQIFLDANASYKITSKLRIFAEANNLTNQPLRYYQGVQSRTAQAEYYRPRFTMGVKFDF